A stretch of the Psychroserpens sp. Hel_I_66 genome encodes the following:
- a CDS encoding Fur family transcriptional regulator: MQEVEKFLESKGIRPTAMRLMTYKRLAQLNVAISLGELEKDFERSERSTLFRTMKTFEEKGIVHQIEDGTGIVKYALCEENCECEVGNDLHLHFHCNSCGETVCLTEHKIPTINLPEGYVAEDINLVAKGVCEKCSDDLD, from the coding sequence ATGCAAGAAGTTGAAAAATTTTTAGAAAGCAAAGGCATCCGCCCTACGGCAATGCGCTTGATGACCTATAAACGGTTGGCGCAATTAAACGTGGCCATTAGCCTGGGCGAGCTCGAAAAGGATTTTGAACGCTCAGAAAGGAGCACACTTTTCCGTACTATGAAAACATTTGAGGAAAAAGGAATTGTGCACCAAATTGAGGATGGCACCGGCATTGTTAAATATGCCCTGTGTGAGGAAAATTGTGAATGTGAGGTCGGCAACGACCTTCACTTACACTTTCATTGCAATAGTTGCGGTGAAACGGTGTGCCTGACCGAGCATAAAATTCCGACAATAAACCTGCCCGAAGGCTATGTGGCAGAAGATATCAACCTTGTGGCAAAGGGAGTCTGTGAGAAGTGCAGCGATGACTTGGATTAA
- a CDS encoding heavy metal translocating P-type ATPase, translated as MKKLKIKIPVILPQVPDEKDACINRLIDKLSGREGIDSVHISDEKPDSVPQLCFHYDPDIISLDRVQSLAETTGAQITDKFGHKLVEVEGIRHTRHARTIEKAVKEVDGVLEVSASASGMIRVEFDKGITGFGAIKKKIEKQGLTIIEPSVDTETYLQKMEVSNGEEKSEHTQDKEEKQHVGESEDHVHKDGEEHDHNEDEGEAHAHGGIFGKNTELIFAIICGALLGIGFGLSYVDSIPDWVSLSLYIGAYFFGGYFTAKEAIQTVAKGGFEIDFLMLVAAIGAAALGAWAEGALLLFLFSLGHALEHYAMEKARKSIAALADLAPKTALLKKDGKTKEVGIEKLSKGDIIVVKPNSKISADGVVVDGNSSVNQAPITGESVPVDKVPVEDSAKDYSEDDDIKEENRVFAGTINGNNTLEIKVIKEAKDSTLSRLVKLVNEAQTQKSPTQLLTDKFERYFVPSVLVLVVLLLFAFLVVDEPFSASFYRAMAVLVAASPCALAISTPSAVLSGVARAARGGVLIKGGRPLEDLGVITALAFDKTGTLTEGKPKLTEVVPLGDISENELLKIAVAVENLSDHPLAKAVVRDGKERLKGEELPDATDLEAVLGKGIKASLGNDKIYVGNLDLYEGLDESTPSEVIITKVRDLEGGGNTTMLIRKNQEYIGVIALMDTPREAAKETLKKLKEIGIKRMIMLTGDNQKVADAVAKEIGLTDAWGSLLPEEKVDAIKELKEKESKVAMVGDGVNDAPAMANSTVGIAMGAAGSDVALETADVALMADKLETLPFAIGLSRKAKAIIKQNLWVSLGVVALLIPATILSWANIGIAVAFHEGSTLVVVANALRLLAYKKD; from the coding sequence ATGAAAAAACTAAAAATCAAAATTCCCGTAATCCTTCCACAGGTACCGGACGAAAAAGATGCCTGCATCAACAGGCTCATCGACAAATTAAGTGGACGTGAAGGTATTGACAGTGTGCACATATCCGATGAAAAACCGGACAGTGTACCGCAACTCTGTTTTCATTACGACCCCGATATCATTTCACTTGATAGAGTACAGTCCTTGGCAGAAACCACGGGAGCCCAGATCACAGATAAATTTGGACATAAGTTGGTAGAAGTGGAAGGGATACGCCACACCCGTCACGCCCGAACCATCGAGAAAGCAGTCAAGGAGGTTGATGGGGTTCTCGAAGTTTCTGCATCCGCTTCTGGAATGATACGTGTGGAATTTGACAAGGGCATTACAGGATTTGGGGCTATTAAAAAGAAAATAGAAAAACAAGGGCTTACCATTATTGAACCTTCCGTTGATACAGAAACGTATTTACAAAAGATGGAAGTTTCCAACGGTGAAGAAAAATCCGAACATACTCAGGACAAGGAAGAAAAGCAACACGTCGGCGAGAGCGAAGACCACGTTCACAAAGACGGCGAAGAACACGACCACAACGAGGATGAAGGCGAGGCACACGCCCACGGCGGTATTTTCGGAAAGAACACCGAACTTATTTTTGCCATCATTTGCGGTGCCCTTCTCGGAATAGGTTTCGGATTGTCCTACGTGGACTCGATACCGGATTGGGTCAGCTTGTCCCTCTACATAGGCGCCTACTTTTTTGGAGGTTATTTTACCGCGAAAGAGGCCATACAGACAGTGGCCAAAGGTGGTTTTGAAATCGACTTTTTAATGTTGGTCGCCGCCATCGGTGCCGCTGCTTTGGGCGCTTGGGCGGAAGGTGCCTTGTTACTGTTCCTTTTTAGTCTGGGGCACGCCCTTGAACATTATGCGATGGAGAAAGCCCGAAAATCTATTGCGGCACTGGCAGATTTAGCACCGAAAACGGCCTTGCTAAAAAAAGATGGGAAGACCAAAGAAGTTGGTATTGAAAAGTTGAGTAAAGGCGATATTATTGTAGTTAAGCCAAACAGTAAAATATCTGCCGATGGCGTTGTTGTTGATGGTAATAGTAGTGTCAACCAAGCCCCCATTACCGGGGAAAGTGTCCCAGTAGATAAAGTTCCTGTGGAAGATTCCGCCAAGGACTATTCAGAGGATGATGATATAAAGGAAGAAAACCGAGTTTTCGCAGGAACTATTAACGGCAACAATACACTTGAAATTAAGGTAATTAAAGAGGCAAAGGATTCTACACTGTCCCGATTGGTAAAATTGGTGAACGAGGCCCAGACCCAAAAATCGCCCACCCAGTTGCTTACCGATAAATTTGAAAGATATTTTGTTCCTTCCGTACTGGTATTGGTAGTGCTGTTGCTCTTTGCTTTTTTGGTCGTCGATGAACCGTTTAGTGCCAGCTTTTATAGGGCTATGGCCGTATTGGTAGCTGCCAGTCCCTGTGCCCTTGCGATTTCGACCCCGAGTGCGGTATTGAGCGGTGTTGCACGAGCGGCCCGTGGCGGGGTACTTATCAAAGGGGGTCGCCCTTTGGAAGACTTGGGGGTTATTACCGCCCTCGCCTTTGACAAGACGGGTACACTGACCGAAGGAAAACCCAAGCTTACCGAAGTGGTCCCGCTTGGCGATATTTCTGAAAACGAACTTTTAAAAATAGCTGTAGCCGTAGAGAATCTAAGTGACCATCCTCTGGCAAAAGCAGTGGTTCGAGATGGCAAGGAACGTTTGAAAGGCGAGGAACTACCTGATGCGACCGATTTGGAAGCCGTGCTTGGCAAAGGTATAAAAGCGTCATTGGGCAATGACAAAATCTATGTCGGTAACCTCGACCTGTACGAAGGGCTTGATGAGAGCACCCCTTCCGAAGTGATAATAACGAAAGTCCGTGACCTCGAAGGTGGGGGAAATACTACGATGCTTATTCGGAAAAACCAAGAATATATAGGTGTTATTGCCCTAATGGATACCCCTCGCGAAGCTGCCAAGGAAACCCTCAAAAAATTAAAGGAAATCGGTATCAAACGTATGATAATGCTTACTGGCGACAACCAAAAGGTTGCCGATGCCGTGGCGAAAGAAATAGGATTGACCGATGCTTGGGGGAGCTTGTTACCAGAGGAAAAAGTGGATGCCATAAAAGAGCTAAAGGAAAAGGAATCCAAGGTGGCAATGGTAGGCGATGGTGTAAACGATGCACCCGCAATGGCGAACAGTACCGTGGGCATAGCAATGGGAGCGGCTGGAAGCGATGTGGCTTTGGAAACGGCGGATGTTGCCCTAATGGCCGACAAGTTGGAAACCCTGCCTTTTGCGATTGGCTTGAGTAGAAAAGCAAAAGCTATTATCAAGCAGAACCTTTGGGTAAGCCTTGGTGTTGTGGCACTGCTAATACCAGCCACCATTTTGAGCTGGGCAAACATAGGAATAGCCGTGGCATTTCACGAGGGGTCTACCTTGGTAGTAGTGGCCAATGCGCTGCGCCTTTTGGCTTATAAAAAAGATTAG
- a CDS encoding cation diffusion facilitator family transporter: METTRKTNLKQARTLQIWNVIYDVIEVVVSLIAGITANSSALVGWALDSTIEVISAATLGWRLHGELKGIDEEKVKRRQKITLNVIAVSFTLICIFISYDSITKLINKETASWSTLGLVILLVSLVINPILIYFKRKYGKKLESPALLADAKDTFICLYQTVVVLTGLLLVNWLEWWWADPVAALLIVPYAAKEGWEAFNKAKNINYNIT, translated from the coding sequence ATGGAAACAACAAGAAAAACCAATTTAAAACAGGCCAGAACACTTCAAATTTGGAACGTCATTTATGACGTTATAGAGGTGGTCGTCTCGCTTATTGCTGGAATAACAGCAAATAGTTCCGCACTCGTAGGTTGGGCACTGGATAGCACGATAGAAGTGATAAGTGCTGCAACACTTGGATGGCGACTGCACGGCGAGCTCAAAGGCATCGATGAAGAAAAGGTAAAACGAAGACAAAAAATTACCTTGAACGTGATTGCAGTTTCATTTACGCTCATCTGTATTTTCATTTCCTATGATTCCATTACCAAGCTCATCAATAAAGAAACCGCAAGCTGGAGCACTTTGGGACTGGTCATATTATTGGTCTCGCTCGTTATCAATCCTATCTTGATATATTTTAAAAGAAAGTATGGCAAAAAACTGGAAAGTCCAGCTCTACTGGCTGATGCAAAAGACACCTTTATTTGTCTTTACCAGACAGTGGTCGTATTGACAGGATTGCTATTGGTCAACTGGCTGGAGTGGTGGTGGGCAGATCCTGTAGCGGCCTTGCTCATCGTTCCATACGCTGCAAAAGAAGGTTGGGAAGCATTTAACAAAGCAAAAAACATCAACTACAATATCACATAA
- a CDS encoding P-II family nitrogen regulator has protein sequence MKEIKAFVKPNRIQRIIEALTDNGFKSMTLSQAEGTGAFKAKGAKPSLDFHVTNSPVVKLELVCQNEEAQSAIDIILKNGKTLDPGDGIIYLSEIEDAFQIKTEESLKQFKI, from the coding sequence ATGAAAGAAATAAAAGCATTTGTAAAACCGAACAGGATACAAAGAATTATAGAAGCTCTGACTGATAACGGATTTAAAAGTATGACCCTGTCACAAGCAGAAGGAACTGGAGCTTTCAAGGCAAAAGGAGCTAAACCTTCACTCGATTTTCACGTAACAAACAGCCCTGTGGTAAAATTGGAACTCGTTTGCCAGAACGAGGAAGCACAATCTGCAATAGACATCATTCTCAAAAATGGCAAAACCCTAGATCCTGGTGATGGCATCATTTATTTGTCTGAGATTGAAGATGCTTTTCAGATAAAAACAGAGGAATCCTTAAAACAATTCAAAATTTAA
- a CDS encoding STAS/SEC14 domain-containing protein: MMTIYKNECKVYMVAQNRLDATDYENMKTQLKDHIQEHNKVYWYIEMENFEGWSSSAYWKGIELKLPKEERLKRVALVGNLEWQEQFTEVLIPFTRAHIKFFGPDEKKLAKEWIEKEIN, from the coding sequence ATGATGACGATTTATAAAAATGAATGTAAGGTATATATGGTAGCTCAAAATAGATTAGATGCTACAGATTATGAAAATATGAAAACACAATTAAAAGACCATATACAAGAACATAATAAAGTGTACTGGTATATCGAGATGGAAAATTTTGAGGGTTGGTCCTCAAGTGCATATTGGAAAGGTATTGAACTCAAACTTCCAAAGGAGGAAAGATTAAAACGAGTCGCGTTGGTAGGAAACTTAGAATGGCAAGAACAATTTACGGAAGTTTTGATACCATTTACAAGGGCACATATTAAATTCTTTGGTCCAGATGAAAAAAAATTGGCCAAAGAATGGATAGAGAAAGAAATTAATTAA
- a CDS encoding helix-turn-helix domain-containing protein, producing the protein MKPPNGIHNQKRGGLNRQGLLIAIVLGFAVGIIIIQPLGISLFQYDQSGDTGNWWYLFKNAVGQALGFGDVDQILKNILFGIMGSSLALMFYTRKTIFQLNREKVGITLIRELLDKGENHEVEFKSTLRWDLRQGKVNKALEMVVAKTIAGYMNTEGGHLIIGVDDEGRILGLEQDYGTLKKPDKDGFEQYVMQLVSVKLGTHFCPLAKVAFYEFKEKDICYVRVYKSQKPVYLNLGDRSHFFIRTGNGTRELDMPEALDYMKIHLN; encoded by the coding sequence ATGAAACCGCCTAATGGCATACATAATCAAAAAAGAGGAGGGCTGAACAGGCAAGGACTTCTTATTGCTATTGTTTTAGGGTTTGCGGTGGGCATAATCATTATACAGCCATTGGGCATTTCCCTATTCCAGTATGACCAGAGCGGTGATACGGGCAATTGGTGGTATTTGTTCAAAAATGCAGTTGGGCAAGCTCTCGGGTTTGGCGATGTGGACCAAATCCTAAAAAATATCCTGTTTGGTATTATGGGAAGCAGTCTCGCCCTGATGTTCTATACAAGAAAAACAATATTTCAACTAAATAGGGAGAAAGTCGGAATAACCTTGATAAGGGAATTATTGGACAAAGGTGAAAACCACGAGGTAGAATTCAAAAGCACCTTGCGGTGGGACCTTCGACAAGGTAAGGTTAACAAAGCTTTGGAAATGGTGGTGGCGAAGACCATTGCAGGATATATGAATACCGAAGGAGGCCACTTGATTATTGGGGTAGATGATGAAGGCCGTATTCTGGGGCTCGAACAAGATTATGGTACTTTAAAGAAACCAGACAAGGACGGGTTTGAACAGTATGTAATGCAGTTGGTGTCTGTCAAGTTAGGCACCCATTTTTGCCCTTTGGCAAAGGTGGCCTTTTATGAATTTAAAGAAAAGGATATCTGTTATGTAAGGGTCTACAAATCGCAAAAACCCGTGTATTTGAACCTGGGCGACCGTTCTCATTTCTTTATCAGAACCGGGAACGGTACCCGGGAGTTGGATATGCCCGAAGCATTGGATTATATGAAAATTCACTTAAACTAA
- a CDS encoding STAS/SEC14 domain-containing protein produces MIQIINIEKENLIAAKINGRVTKKDVEKIHPLIHNIIEKGHKVDFYFELEDFHGYDLQGFWADLKVDAAHLSDYGKMAFVGEKKWQKWAAKATDFFTGSEVKYFDLQDKEQAKNWIKNN; encoded by the coding sequence ATGATACAGATTATAAACATAGAAAAGGAAAACTTAATCGCTGCCAAAATCAACGGTAGAGTCACAAAGAAGGATGTTGAAAAAATTCATCCGCTCATTCACAATATCATCGAAAAAGGCCATAAAGTGGATTTTTATTTTGAACTGGAAGATTTTCACGGCTACGACCTACAAGGGTTTTGGGCAGATTTAAAGGTAGATGCTGCACACCTATCAGATTATGGTAAAATGGCATTTGTAGGCGAAAAAAAGTGGCAGAAATGGGCAGCCAAGGCTACCGATTTCTTTACCGGTTCAGAAGTCAAATATTTTGACCTTCAGGATAAGGAACAAGCAAAAAACTGGATAAAAAACAACTAA
- a CDS encoding efflux RND transporter periplasmic adaptor subunit, which yields MKNIAIVSVALMTFFMVGCNDKPDSELGHNEENTTTEKMEGEGDAHGEHNEEEDGHNEEEGEEGVVMLTNDQIETVGLETKLLEKRNLGNNIKVTGRLELFPQDKANISPFMGGNVRSIKVIEGDKVRKGEVLAYLEHPDIISMQQEYQEKNDELVFLKQDFERKKILFDKGVSSGKEFQMAQSKFRSTTSSVNGLRSKLRLLGINASKVEQGEIYSAIPITTPISGYVDEVMVSLGDYVAPQSKMFAVSDNSKIHLDLKVYEKDIPKVKEGQKIIFTVASKPDELLTAEVHSIGKTFEEDPKALHVHADIDNKNGELLPGMYVEGRIAEGQKSGYAVPEEAIVKEGEQSYIFIVDEDEKTEENTVKFRRIPVSTGVNDLGFVEINIPSEMAKNIMVVTVGAYTLSSEMVKGELEHGH from the coding sequence ATGAAAAATATAGCAATAGTAAGTGTAGCATTAATGACCTTCTTTATGGTTGGTTGCAACGACAAGCCCGATTCAGAATTGGGACATAACGAAGAAAACACAACTACCGAAAAAATGGAAGGTGAAGGAGATGCACACGGTGAACATAATGAAGAAGAAGACGGTCATAATGAAGAAGAAGGCGAGGAAGGTGTGGTAATGCTTACCAACGACCAAATCGAAACCGTTGGTCTTGAGACCAAATTGTTGGAAAAACGTAATCTCGGTAACAATATCAAGGTTACAGGAAGACTCGAACTTTTCCCTCAAGACAAGGCCAATATTAGTCCATTTATGGGTGGTAATGTTAGGTCCATCAAGGTTATAGAAGGAGATAAAGTGCGCAAGGGTGAAGTGCTTGCATATCTTGAACATCCGGATATTATAAGTATGCAGCAGGAATATCAGGAAAAAAACGACGAACTCGTATTCCTAAAGCAGGATTTTGAGCGAAAAAAAATATTGTTCGACAAAGGTGTTTCCTCAGGCAAGGAATTCCAGATGGCACAATCAAAATTTCGTTCCACGACCTCAAGTGTAAACGGTTTAAGGTCAAAACTACGTTTATTGGGAATTAACGCATCCAAGGTAGAGCAAGGAGAAATCTACTCTGCAATACCTATAACTACGCCAATATCGGGCTATGTAGACGAGGTAATGGTAAGTCTTGGGGACTATGTGGCACCACAGTCCAAGATGTTCGCCGTGAGCGATAATTCTAAAATTCATTTAGACTTAAAAGTGTACGAAAAGGATATTCCAAAGGTAAAGGAAGGACAGAAAATAATCTTTACGGTAGCTTCTAAACCCGATGAATTGTTGACCGCAGAAGTACATTCCATCGGCAAAACTTTTGAGGAAGACCCTAAGGCCTTGCACGTGCACGCTGATATAGATAATAAAAATGGCGAATTACTTCCCGGTATGTATGTTGAAGGCAGGATTGCGGAAGGACAAAAATCAGGATATGCCGTTCCAGAGGAAGCCATTGTCAAGGAAGGCGAACAATCCTATATTTTCATTGTGGATGAGGATGAGAAAACCGAAGAAAACACGGTGAAATTTAGAAGAATCCCCGTAAGTACAGGTGTCAATGACCTTGGCTTTGTGGAAATCAATATTCCTTCAGAAATGGCAAAAAATATTATGGTTGTCACAGTTGGAGCCTACACCCTTTCTTCGGAAATGGTCAAGGGCGAACTGGAACACGGACATTAA